In a single window of the Ancylobacter polymorphus genome:
- a CDS encoding esterase-like activity of phytase family protein, whose amino-acid sequence MRPMLLATASVAVLTLVALSAPVRAADAPFNRISTFNVVENLPAGADPAKPTAAEIITYTEDGNTLIYSDSPGERIGFIDITDPAAPKAAGVVALDGEPTTTVVIGSKAYVGVNTSVSKDKPSGHLAVVDLATRKVEDKIDLGGQPDSIIKSPDGSYLAIAIENERDEEVNDGALPQLPAGNLTTFEVKDGRVVDASKKVIDLTGLAAIAPEDPEPEYVDINSRNEVVVTLQENNHIVVVDLPTGKILSHFSAGTVDLDKIDTKKDGVIDLSGSMKAVPREPDTVQWIDDNRFVIANEGDWKGGTRGFSIFDKTGKLLFESGTAPEHMAVRLGHYPEKRNKKGIEMEGAEVATFGDDRLIFVASERGSLVFVYRDKGPGAAPEFLQVLPGGVGPEGLMALPKRDLFVTAAETDNRKDGGIGSVVTVYQRQPGATAAYPTLLSVDGPDGLPIWWSALSGFAADAKDAGKLYAVTDSAYAQARILTIDATATPAKITAATVVTRDGEPAKGLDLEGIAVRPEGGFWVASEGNPEKKEKPTQNLLLRVGADGAIAEEIALPEAVAAQAGRFGFEGVAVVGTGADETVWIAVQREWKDDPKGFTKLLAYKPADKSWGVVRYPLDKAAKGWVGLSEVSPYKDGLIVIERDNQIGNDAVIKKLAYVSLKDVKPAPLGSEVTPPVLVKSEVKDLLPLLKATHGYVLDKVESFAIDAAGNAFIVTDNDGVDGTSGETQFMSLGKMN is encoded by the coding sequence ATGCGCCCGATGCTTCTCGCCACTGCTTCCGTCGCCGTGCTCACCCTCGTCGCCCTGAGCGCCCCCGTGCGGGCGGCGGACGCGCCGTTCAACCGCATTTCCACCTTCAACGTGGTGGAAAACCTCCCGGCCGGTGCCGATCCCGCCAAGCCGACGGCGGCCGAGATCATCACCTATACCGAAGACGGCAACACGCTGATCTACAGCGACAGCCCCGGCGAGCGTATCGGCTTCATCGACATCACCGATCCGGCGGCACCGAAGGCGGCCGGCGTGGTCGCGCTCGACGGCGAGCCCACCACCACGGTCGTGATCGGCTCCAAGGCCTATGTCGGCGTCAACACCTCCGTTTCGAAGGACAAGCCCTCCGGCCATCTCGCGGTGGTGGACCTTGCCACCCGCAAGGTGGAGGACAAGATCGACCTCGGCGGACAGCCGGATTCGATCATCAAGAGCCCGGATGGAAGCTATCTCGCCATCGCCATCGAGAATGAGCGCGACGAAGAGGTGAATGACGGCGCGCTGCCGCAGCTCCCGGCCGGCAATCTCACCACTTTCGAGGTGAAGGACGGCCGCGTGGTCGATGCTTCCAAGAAGGTGATCGACCTCACCGGCCTCGCGGCGATCGCGCCCGAGGACCCGGAGCCGGAATATGTCGACATCAATTCCCGCAACGAGGTCGTGGTCACGCTGCAGGAGAACAACCACATCGTCGTGGTGGACCTGCCCACCGGCAAGATCCTCTCGCATTTCTCCGCCGGCACGGTGGATCTCGACAAGATCGACACCAAGAAGGACGGGGTGATCGACCTTTCCGGCTCGATGAAGGCGGTGCCGCGCGAGCCTGACACCGTGCAGTGGATCGACGATAACCGCTTCGTCATCGCCAATGAGGGCGACTGGAAGGGCGGCACGCGCGGTTTCTCCATCTTCGACAAGACCGGCAAGCTGCTGTTCGAGAGCGGCACCGCGCCCGAGCACATGGCGGTGCGCCTCGGCCATTATCCCGAGAAGCGCAACAAGAAGGGCATCGAGATGGAGGGCGCGGAAGTCGCCACCTTCGGCGATGACCGTCTGATCTTCGTCGCCTCCGAGCGCGGCTCGCTGGTCTTCGTCTATCGCGACAAGGGCCCCGGCGCGGCGCCGGAATTCCTGCAGGTGCTGCCCGGCGGTGTCGGCCCGGAAGGGCTGATGGCGCTGCCCAAGCGCGACCTGTTCGTCACCGCCGCCGAAACCGACAACCGCAAGGATGGCGGCATCGGCTCCGTGGTCACCGTCTATCAGCGCCAGCCCGGCGCGACGGCGGCCTATCCCACGCTGCTCTCGGTCGACGGGCCCGACGGCCTGCCGATCTGGTGGTCGGCGCTGTCCGGCTTCGCGGCGGACGCCAAGGACGCTGGCAAGCTCTATGCGGTGACCGACAGCGCCTATGCGCAGGCGCGCATCCTGACCATCGACGCCACAGCGACGCCGGCGAAGATCACTGCCGCCACGGTTGTGACCAGGGACGGTGAGCCGGCCAAGGGGCTCGACCTCGAAGGCATCGCGGTGCGTCCCGAAGGCGGCTTCTGGGTGGCCTCCGAAGGCAATCCGGAGAAGAAGGAGAAGCCGACGCAGAACCTGCTGCTGCGCGTCGGCGCGGATGGCGCCATCGCCGAAGAGATCGCGCTCCCCGAGGCGGTGGCGGCGCAGGCCGGCCGCTTCGGCTTCGAGGGCGTGGCGGTGGTCGGCACCGGCGCGGACGAGACGGTGTGGATCGCGGTGCAGCGCGAGTGGAAGGACGACCCGAAGGGCTTCACCAAGCTCCTCGCTTACAAGCCGGCCGACAAGAGCTGGGGCGTCGTGCGCTACCCGCTCGACAAGGCCGCCAAGGGCTGGGTCGGCCTGTCCGAGGTCTCGCCCTACAAGGACGGCCTCATTGTCATCGAGCGCGACAACCAGATCGGCAACGACGCCGTGATCAAGAAGCTGGCCTATGTCTCGCTGAAGGACGTGAAGCCGGCGCCGCTCGGCAGCGAGGTCACGCCGCCGGTTCTGGTGAAGAGCGAAGTCAAGGACCTGCTGCCGCTGCTCAAGGCGACGCATGGCTATGTGCTCGACAAGGTTGAGAGCTTCGCCATCGACGCCGCCGGCAACGCCTTCATCGTCACCGACAATGACGGCGTCGACGGCACCTCCGGCGAGACGCAGTTCATGTCGCTCGGCAAGATGAACTGA
- a CDS encoding helix-turn-helix domain-containing protein, which translates to MSGRTRSLDRGDMDAGAQAITGQLGRTIQRLRKAYNLSLSELSEQSGVAKSIISQIERNETNPTLATVWRLSQALDMSIDRFMAATDDEPFVEHLTRADTPILVSEDGKCRLTITGWIKTVEWLQWFDFVAGPGGELISDGHQRGSVECLSVLSGELQVECGDVIETARAGETLRYRCDRRHVIRNLTTEPAHATMVCLLKAAVLD; encoded by the coding sequence ATGTCGGGCCGAACGCGCAGCCTCGATCGGGGCGACATGGATGCCGGGGCGCAGGCGATCACCGGCCAGCTCGGCCGCACCATCCAGCGCCTGCGCAAGGCCTATAATCTCTCGCTGTCCGAGCTTTCCGAACAGTCCGGCGTCGCCAAATCGATCATCAGCCAGATCGAGCGCAACGAGACCAACCCGACGCTCGCCACCGTCTGGCGGCTGTCGCAGGCGCTCGACATGTCGATCGACCGCTTCATGGCGGCGACCGATGACGAGCCCTTCGTCGAGCACCTCACCCGCGCCGACACGCCGATCCTGGTGTCGGAGGACGGCAAGTGCCGCCTCACCATCACCGGCTGGATCAAGACGGTGGAATGGCTGCAATGGTTCGACTTCGTCGCCGGGCCGGGCGGCGAGCTGATCTCCGACGGCCACCAGCGCGGCTCGGTCGAGTGCCTGTCGGTGCTCTCAGGCGAATTGCAGGTGGAGTGCGGCGACGTGATCGAGACAGCCCGCGCCGGCGAGACGCTGCGCTATCGCTGCGACCGCCGCCACGTCATCCGCAACCTCACCACCGAGCCCGCCCACGCCACCATGGTCTGCCTGCTCAAGGCCGCCGTGCTGGATTGA
- a CDS encoding threonine ammonia-lyase produces the protein MMQSNALPTYDDVTSAAERLAGVAVRTPLLSCARLDEITGGRVFLKPEPLQRTGSFKFRGAYNRISRIPADERAGGVVACSSGNHAQGVAAAATLMGMASVIVMPKDAPAMKKARTIAFGGEVVEYDRGVDDRDAIAGEIARARGAVFVPPYDDFHIIAGQGTVGLEIAEDLLARGLTPDLVMANASGGGLVSGIALAVKHHFPEVQVMTAEPAGFDDHARSFRSGGRERNNQATGSICDALMAATPGQLTFEISSRLVGVGVSATDEEVARAVAFAFEELKIVVEPGGAVTLAAVLAGRVDLKDKLAVLVLSGGNVDADTFARCLAAA, from the coding sequence ATGATGCAGAGCAACGCCCTTCCCACCTATGACGACGTGACCTCGGCCGCCGAACGCCTCGCCGGCGTCGCGGTGCGCACGCCGCTCCTCTCCTGCGCCCGGCTCGACGAGATCACCGGCGGGCGGGTGTTCCTGAAGCCCGAGCCGCTGCAGCGCACCGGCTCGTTCAAGTTCCGCGGCGCCTATAACCGCATCTCGCGCATCCCGGCCGATGAGCGCGCCGGCGGCGTGGTCGCCTGCTCCTCCGGCAATCACGCGCAGGGCGTGGCAGCAGCGGCGACGCTGATGGGCATGGCCTCGGTCATCGTCATGCCGAAGGACGCGCCGGCGATGAAGAAGGCGCGCACCATCGCCTTTGGCGGCGAGGTGGTGGAATATGACCGTGGCGTCGACGACCGCGACGCCATCGCCGGCGAGATCGCGCGGGCGCGCGGGGCGGTGTTCGTTCCGCCCTATGATGATTTCCACATCATCGCCGGGCAGGGCACGGTGGGGCTGGAGATCGCCGAGGATCTTCTTGCGCGCGGCCTGACGCCCGATCTGGTGATGGCCAACGCCTCCGGCGGCGGGCTGGTCTCCGGCATCGCTCTGGCGGTGAAGCACCATTTTCCCGAGGTGCAGGTGATGACGGCCGAGCCGGCCGGCTTCGACGATCATGCCCGCTCCTTCCGCTCCGGCGGGCGCGAGCGCAACAACCAGGCCACCGGCTCGATCTGTGACGCGCTGATGGCGGCGACGCCGGGACAGCTCACCTTCGAGATTTCCTCGCGGCTCGTCGGTGTCGGCGTTTCCGCCACCGATGAGGAAGTGGCGCGCGCGGTGGCCTTCGCCTTCGAGGAACTCAAGATCGTGGTCGAGCCGGGCGGGGCGGTGACGCTCGCCGCCGTGCTGGCGGGCCGCGTGGACCTCAAGGACAAGCTCGCCGTGCTGGTGCTGTCGGGCGGCAATGTCGACGCCGACACCTTCGCCCGCTGCCTCGCGGCAGCCTGA
- a CDS encoding glycosyltransferase family 4 protein, whose amino-acid sequence MHILVATDAWLPQVNGVVRSLQNTAREAEKLGARIDFLTPADFRTVPMPTYPEIRLALATPGRVRRRMDEIGADYVHIATEGPIGIMARRACLSRGQSFTTSYHTRFPEYLSARAPVPEVLSYAWLRRFHNAGAGIMVSTPTLEAELRGRGFHNILRWSRGVDAELFRPRPEAEMDALVAALPRPIFLSVGRVAVEKNISAFLDLDLPGSKVVVGDGPARAELQTRHPGVHFLGLREGEALARIYAAADVFVFPSLTDTFGIVLLEALASGLPVAAFPVTGPQDVIGEAGAAVGVLSDDLRQAALTALTLDRTAARDYALRFSWRACTEQFLHNIESAHARAHATARAAAG is encoded by the coding sequence ATGCACATTCTCGTCGCCACCGATGCCTGGCTGCCGCAGGTCAACGGCGTCGTCCGCTCGCTGCAGAACACGGCGCGCGAAGCCGAGAAACTCGGCGCCCGCATCGATTTCCTCACCCCCGCCGATTTCCGCACCGTGCCGATGCCGACCTACCCGGAAATCCGGCTGGCGCTGGCGACGCCGGGCCGGGTGCGCCGGCGGATGGACGAGATCGGCGCCGATTACGTTCACATCGCCACCGAGGGGCCGATCGGCATCATGGCGCGCCGCGCCTGCCTCTCGCGCGGGCAGAGCTTCACCACCAGCTACCACACGCGCTTTCCCGAATATCTCTCCGCCCGCGCGCCGGTGCCGGAAGTGCTGTCCTATGCCTGGCTGCGCCGCTTCCACAATGCCGGCGCCGGCATCATGGTCTCCACCCCGACGCTGGAAGCAGAGCTGCGCGGGCGCGGCTTCCATAACATCCTGCGCTGGTCGCGCGGCGTCGATGCCGAGCTGTTCCGCCCGCGCCCGGAAGCGGAAATGGACGCGCTCGTCGCCGCCCTGCCCCGCCCGATCTTTCTCTCGGTCGGCCGGGTGGCGGTGGAGAAGAACATCTCCGCCTTCCTCGATCTCGACCTGCCCGGCTCCAAGGTGGTGGTCGGCGACGGCCCCGCCCGCGCCGAGCTTCAGACGCGGCATCCCGGCGTGCATTTCCTCGGCCTCCGGGAAGGCGAGGCGCTCGCCCGCATCTATGCGGCGGCGGATGTGTTCGTGTTCCCCAGCCTCACCGACACCTTCGGCATCGTGCTGCTGGAAGCGCTGGCGAGCGGGCTGCCGGTCGCGGCCTTCCCGGTCACCGGGCCTCAGGATGTGATCGGCGAGGCGGGGGCCGCCGTCGGCGTGCTGAGCGACGACCTCAGGCAGGCGGCGCTGACCGCGCTCACCCTCGACCGCACGGCGGCGCGGGACTACGCGCTGCGCTTTTCCTGGCGCGCCTGCACCGAGCAGTTCCTGCACAACATCGAATCCGCCCATGCCCGCGCCCATGCCACGGCGCGCGCGGCGGCGGGGTGA
- a CDS encoding UDP-2,3-diacylglucosamine diphosphatase, giving the protein METLPSPFAGLIEGASEVNDAPEARRYRSLFLSDVHLGTKGCQSDLLLDFLRYHDADTIYLVGDIVDGWRLRAGWYWPQSHNDVVQKLLRKSRKGTRMVYLPGNHDEFLRDYYGNHFGGIEVVETAIHEAANGKRYLVIHGDVFDVVVRHARWLAFLGDGAYTAALGLNTYLNWARRKFGFPYWSLSQWAKLKVKNAVNFIGRFEEAVATEARRHKVDGVVCGHIHHAVIHDSFGVEYINCGDWVESCTAIVEHADGRFELIDWARQTRARVKAPLLLERPKVAA; this is encoded by the coding sequence ATGGAGACATTGCCCAGCCCATTTGCGGGCCTGATCGAGGGGGCTTCCGAGGTGAACGACGCACCCGAGGCACGCCGCTACCGCAGCCTGTTCCTGTCCGATGTCCATCTCGGCACCAAGGGTTGCCAGTCCGATCTGCTGCTCGACTTCCTGCGCTATCACGATGCCGACACCATCTATCTCGTCGGCGACATCGTCGATGGCTGGCGGCTGCGCGCCGGCTGGTACTGGCCGCAGAGCCATAATGACGTGGTGCAGAAGCTGCTGCGCAAGAGCCGCAAGGGCACCCGCATGGTCTATCTGCCGGGGAACCACGATGAATTCCTCCGCGATTACTACGGCAATCATTTCGGCGGCATCGAAGTGGTCGAAACGGCGATCCACGAAGCCGCCAATGGCAAGCGCTACCTCGTCATCCATGGCGACGTGTTCGACGTGGTGGTGCGCCACGCCCGCTGGCTCGCCTTCCTCGGCGACGGCGCCTACACCGCCGCGCTCGGCCTCAACACCTATCTCAACTGGGCCCGCCGCAAATTCGGCTTTCCCTATTGGTCTCTGAGCCAGTGGGCCAAGCTGAAGGTGAAGAACGCGGTCAATTTCATCGGCCGCTTCGAGGAAGCGGTCGCCACCGAGGCCCGCCGCCACAAGGTGGACGGGGTGGTGTGCGGCCACATCCACCACGCGGTCATTCACGACAGCTTCGGCGTCGAGTACATTAATTGCGGCGACTGGGTGGAAAGCTGCACGGCGATCGTCGAACATGCCGACGGGCGCTTCGAGCTGATCGACTGGGCGCGCCAGACACGGGCGCGGGTGAAGGCGCCGCTGCTGCTCGAACGGCCGAAGGTCGCCGCCTGA